tcttttattaccaatgctgacgtgacaggtaatatagtagttattaaaagattaccaaagtaatcttgattttattataattatattattatttattaattttttaagataaaaataaatttatttttaattaatataacaaataatataaaaaaatatttaaaaataattatatttaagggtatttaagtaaaataatttactagtattcttttattatcgtTAACCAAatgcattaattatttataccatccatttttaccaaattttatcaaacgtagtaatcatttataccaaataatcttctcagtaatctattttcaaggtaatcttcctattttggtaataaaacattatctaaatcaaacatCCCCTTATTGTTAaagcatatagttttattgcataTTACAATTGGatcaatataatatttgtaattacatTAGATAGCCTTAAATATGTTACTagttaagttaaaattttctactatTAATAACAAAAGAGCTCATCCTTAAGGTAGACATATCCGAGGGGTTAGGCCAACCAACACAAAAAAGCCTTGTCCACGAGGGCATGACCTGCAATTTTGTGGGTTGTACCAAGTCAGGGGACTATGTGAACCTTATTAGGGACATTAAAGTAAAGACCATGGGTTCacctacaaaataaattttaaataattcaaaaattcaaaaaaaaaaatatatatatagtatatcaAGCTAGTTTGCAAAGCACGTGCATAGATTGGCACAACCAACAAATGCCCTCCCTTCGATGGGACTTAGCATGACATGAAACATGGACGTGACGAGCTGTGTCGAATGTGGTCCGACATAGCCCATGGATATGTCAATCTCGAAaagttgtatattttttattgttttttatctaaaatctaTAGAAAACATTAGAAAATCGAAAGTTTAAATGaatattagtttaatatatacGTTAGCATTTCCAGAAAAATCACAGGATTAAAATTTAGGACTTACCGGATTGTTGATCATCTGATAAAGATGCTGCCACTATCTTTTGAATTTCCATAACACAATTTgccctctttgttttgcttgtgCTTCTATGTTCTTGGTACACAAAGCGCAGAGAAGAAAACCAGAAGAAGAAAATACGCAGCGCGCTTCCACCCTGTGTGTCCGCGTTATTTTATTTGGGAGGCAATTGGGATTTCAAAATCTCAACTACTGGTAACTGTGAAGAGTAGTTTGGTCAAATCCCATTTATAAGGGCAATTCAAACAATTTCACCTTACTATGACATGAGTCAAGTCAACCCATCATAGGTAGAGCAAGCctgataatatattttctatcaaattgtatatttttaactaaacatgACTTCAACttgtaaaagtaaaaataaaataaaaattcatcaatgtaaataattattcttataatGAATAGTTATAACATATTTGAGTTCTACCAATCAAGAATTTGAGCCtgtaaaccaaaaaaaaaagcttatatgggttttaagtttttagaattttactaataaaatactTGCTTTTTGTGGATGAGTCAGGTATACCTATGAATACCTGTAAttcagaataaaaaaattaacttttctttATTATCGCTTTTCACAAAATACTTCAAGATTacttacttttttttctctttcactaATTCACACCGTTGAGTCACACGTCTAAGCATTCATCACATCAATATAAAGTCTTTCTTTCTTGGCTAACAAACCAAACATTGGAACTTAGAGAGAAAAATCTTAAAGATCAATCAAGAAAGCTCTAAAAGGAGAGAGGTGGGTGTTGACTTCTAATATAAAGATCTATCAAGGACAATTGTAcattaattttatcatcaaaTAGAGATTGTACCGATGGaaactaagaaaataaaagagatggATCAAAGATTTATCACAAGATTAAGACTCCCGTCATGAAAAAACTGTTTAAATAGATACTTTGTTAAAAAAGAAGAGACGAAGAGAATGAGGTCAAGATAGACAAGGAAttgaaagagaaggaaaaagTGTGAGAAACAGATTGATAAGAaactaaaagagaaagaagatattAAATGTGAATTAGACATTTCTAAAGAGAGAATCAAAGTTTTAGAGACTGAAAGTAATAAAgagatatgtttttttaaaagaacttgaatcaaattatagGTACCTATGAAACCACCTGTATCAACAAGGTCAAGTAAGTGTGCATATTTTTTACCTGTAAAAGTTGACTGGCTTTTTACCCTTACTTGGTTGTCCGTTTGCAATGTGTGAGTCAAATGACTAAGCATTCATCACGTCAATTTAAAGTCTTATTATGTCAGCTAACAAACCATCCTCTGGATCTCAAGAGGAAAAATCTTATAGATTAATCAAGAAAGCTCTAGGAGAGAAGCGGTTGTTAGACTTCTAATAGAAAGATCTATTAAGGACAACTATGCATTAAGTTTATCATTTAATAGGGAATGCATTGATGGAAacgaagaaaataaaagagagagattgaaaatttataaaaagatagAGACTCTATCCATGAAAAAACCGTTCTCATAGATGCTTTGTTTGTGAAAAGATAATAAGAGTATTAGATCAAATAGACGAGGAAATAAAACATGAGGAAAAGTATGAGAGAAAGATTGACTgagaattgaaaaagaaagaagatattaaatatgaattagaCGTTTCTAAAGAGAGAATAAAAATTCTAgaatatgaaaagaaataaagagaTGAGTTTCTTAAAACCACTTGGATCCAATTATGACTACCTGCGAAAAACACTTATACCCATAGGATTAGATAAGTGTTTCATATTTTCTATCATCATAGGGTGATTGGTTTTTTACCCATATCTGGCTTATCTGTTTGCCATGTCCATTAATTTTGTCATGGAAATATATTAGGCAAATAtgttattacaaatatatatatgttttaataaacacatacttttgtattttcatgtcatttattatattatttaatatatatttattgcaAATATATTGAAGAGttttaattagagaaaaatCTCTCTGTTATCCATCGTTaaaagctttcctaattaaaagtattaaaaacaaaaagataagtcacattgttaatatatatataaatatatatatatatatatatatatatatatatagcaagAGACATAAGctttgtcattaaaaaatagtaataacaataaatatttttatcatcatactattaaccataaatattttcatcattataactatatttattgattattaaacataatatcaatgatAACTATTCACATtgttataactatattttattaatcatcaaaaattgtaacaataatgGTAATTCCCGTTATAAAAATCATAGTTATCGGTCATTGAAAATGGTAACAATGACAAATATTCTAGTCATTATCactatatttacttattattaaaataacaataggAATTTTGCCGTCATTGTAAGATGGATACTAaccatgaaaatttaattctcaattaatttagtaaaaaaagaatatatgcaAAATATGTTTATTAACATTGACCATGTGAAACTTGGTAGAATGGACAACATTTCAAATAATACTAATGTGTGCATCCatttaaatttcatatacatttcaaaacattttaggatattttataggccaaaaaactatttcccacGCAATGTTTGCtaaaatgagaaatttttatcatttaagtttaaaaaacctaaatttccATCTATCATTAACTTCTGTATGTGAATTCCCTTAAGTGAAAAGCTATGAAGGTCATTTTGCATATatacactttttattttttccctctaattcttttgatttttctttttctccttattcttttttcttttttcctcttatatttctatcttccattttcaaaactttgagggtgaactataatttttaaaattattagggttgttaatgaatttttaggggtcttttagaaattcaaaaaaataggaggtatttttaaaattttaatatactctCAGTagtttaaaaatgatagttacactTCTAATTAACAAAACACAACATTTTACAATTGGTTaaagttttgttattttgtatGACTTTAAATGATTACATTTAAACTGgtaagaatataataataattgaataataacatttttgtaattttaataaaaaagtaaaacaatcatttttagGAAAACTAAATAGATTTCACCAACATAAGTGAATGACATGCAAGAAgcttttttgaaacttaaagggtGCAAGTTTATCATTTCATCAAGCCTTAGGTGGTAATCAGTTATTTAGCCTATTTTATAAAGGGTAGAGTTATTGACATTTAAGCATAGTTAGATATAAGGATAGATTTAGTCTAGGCAAAGCTTGAATAAAACCCAACTCAAGATTGATGAGTTACAACTTGAACTAGACTAAAAagcaatttaattttagatataatctgaatttgtttgaatttgaatattcGAATTGGTTTgaacttgatttatttatgaaaacaagCCCAAACCTTGGTTTGAACTCGACttgtttaatttgaacttataCAACTTAGATCAAATCCACTCGTAAGCATAGTATCATTATTGCATATCAACGAAAATGCATCTCTTAGATTTCGTTTCTtttgattcatattttgttaCCTAATGTGAATTTTATTCTAGATATGTTTCTCAATATGCAGATTTGTTtgttaagataaattttttagattttgattaagttaaaaaaatatatatatatttactcatATTAGCATGGAATATTAAAGTTGCTAATAATACTATAATAAAACACTTCTTTATTGAAAGCTCTATCTCTATCATACAGGTAAATCTAACAACTTATAAGGTATCAATACAACATCTTCATCGAAAGCCTACCTAGATTGCACACACCCACAataagaaatgttaaaaaagaaaGCTCAATGTATGTGAAAATTCCTAAcctctttttatataaaaaaggaaTACAAAGCTTACTACAGGGAAGTGTTTACACTTAATTCCTCACTACTTCCCTACTTTTCACAGCTTTTATTTACGGGAAAATACAAGTAGCAGACATCCCCCACTTTTAGGAACCATCTAATAGCACTAACTAAATCATGGATTATGTGTCTTTCATGGAAAACTGCCATCTGTCCCTCTAAGTAGTCAACCACATTTTTTCCTACTAACCTCCTATGCTTGGTGCTAATGTTTTGGCTTCATAGGTGATCTTTGTGCTCTACTTCCTTTGCCCCACATTCTTGTCTTTTCACCACATCCTAAGAGCCTATTCTAGGTTTGGAAGGGCTTGCTTTGGGCTCTTGGATTGCCCACAAATCCAAACACTGTAAACTACTTGCCAACTAGCCCACATTGCATATGACCTTGTCCAAGCATGCATGTCTGTGTGGATGTTGTGTGCATTACGCATTGATTGGCTAATAAGGACATTCGTTGCCTAGACACTTATCTCCTACGTCCATAATTTTTGGGGCTTAGTCTGAATAGGGCACGTAAGTGCTTGGGAGCTTTGTCTAAATGCTTGTGCATGTGTCCTTATGCAGTGCTTGTACGTGTGGCCTAACTACTTTGCTTGTATGTACCTTGCTTGTATATACCTTGCTTATATGCACCTTGCTCGTTACACCTTGTCTAAGCCTGGTGCACACGAGTTTAACCCTCTATCACAGGAAACCTTATTTTTCTCATGTCTGAATTATGATTGCCCATatgttttttcatgttttttctaTCTCCCAAAGCCATATGAAAATACCATTATGTATCCTTTATACATAATGTTAAAGTGCCTTACCAGCCTACCTACGGGATGTGTGTCCCAATTATTGTTTACTGACAAACCTACCCCTACTGGATAAGACTGACATCTTTATCGAGCAAGTTTCTAAGTATGCCTTTATATGGTCCTCAAATTGCCATAAGTTTACATCTTGTTCTTGGGTTGCATCCTCTTCACTTTCTCCTTACAATTGTATGAGAAAGTTCGTGCACCTATTTTTCCCACTAGCGTCCTTATGTTTGGTGGTCCAAAATCCTAGCAATTTGTTTATCGTATTCAGTCTTAATAACTAGTGGTGCTCATTGTATTTGGTGTCACTCCCTATCTCCATGATAGGATTTCAAGAAACTAACGTGAAAAGTCAAGTGAATCCTTATGCGTTCAGGGAGTTGTAGTCCATATGCCACTGCCTCCATTCTTCTAACCACCTAAATGAACCATTGTACTTTTGTACCAATCCCTTATGGTACCTTCAATCGAtgattttcttccaaatctgtGGTGTTAACTTCAACAGAACCATGTCTCATTCCTAGAATTCTAACGGGTGTTTATATTGGTCTgtatatttctttattcttcGTTAGACTTTCTCTAAGCTATCCAAGGCTTCTCAAAGAGTTTGGTCTTAACCCCAACAAATCTGTAGGCAACCGAACACTCTCATTGAGCTtctatttttccatttttgaagGTGTCAATGATTATTGACAAGTGCTAACTACATAGATCTCACCCATATAAACGATGATTTATGCACATTGTGACAAAATTGGGCAAAGTCAAGTAATGTTACCCAATTTATTTGGCTTACTGTCAAATAATGTCGTATGTATTATTCTAACAAGACATTGACTTGCTCTATTTGCCCATTGATTTGTAGATGatttgttattgaaaattttaattaggaaCCCATTAGTTTAAGTAAGAAAGTCCAAAATTTATTGGTGAAATGAGCATCCCAATCACTAATGATATCTTTAGGCAACCTAAAAATCTTTACCACATGCTTAAAAAATAGCTTCGCTGCTACATTTGCTTGGCAAGACTATGATACTACCATAAAGACTGCATATTTTGGAAATTGGTCGACCACCACTAGAATTGAACCTAATCCATCTATTGTTGGAAATGTATTGATGAAATCCATGGAGATTGATTCTTATGGCCTTTTAGGGATTGGAAGTAGTTGCAAAGTCCTGCTTGGCATCACCACTTAGTTTTGTCTAGCTGGTACACGACATAAGTGCGCAAATATAACTCCACATCTTCTTCCATTTTAGGCCAATAGTAGCTTCTTTTTAGAAGGGCTAGTATCCTTTCCATTCTGGGATGACCTATCTACTGTGGGTCATGTGTTTCCTTCAATAATTCCAACTGAAGTCTCCCACCCTTAAGGATTTATAATTTGCCTCCCCAAGCATACAACAAATCATAGTCCAACTAATGTTTTTTTACTACACCCTCTTAAACCTACTATTGAAACTTACCGTAGGTAATATCCTCTTTGGCGTgcattttcaatatttcaagaaaatcaatttgaacttCAATTAAGGCAATTACATACCTATCTACTTCTTTGCAATTGAGTGCATCTATTACTTGGTTTTCGTTACCTGCCTGGTGCACCCACTTAACATCAAACTATACCAAAATTTCCTGCCATCGAGCCTCCTTTACCAAcaacttttgagttttgaagtaGGTTTTGGCCACATTGTTGATCACCACCATAAAAATAGTCCTCAATAAGTAGTACTTCTAATTTTCCAAACAATGGATAATGATAGTCATCTCCTTCTCACTGTAAAATTAGTCCCCAATAAGTTTTCTACTCTCATAGGCAATTGGATACTTCTCCTTGACTAGAACTCCTCAAAGGGCTTTGTTAGATGCATCTGTGTGAATTTCAAAGGGTAAGCTGAAGTTAGGCAATCGTAAGACAGGCTTCATTGTGATTGCATCTTTCACCCTGTCAAAAGCTTACTGGTAACGGTTTGTCCACTCCTATTTTTGATCTTTTTCAACAAGTTGATGAGTGGAGCAACTATTTTGGAATATCCTTCAATAAAGCACTTGTAATAGTTAGCCGATCTAAGAAAAGGCTGAAGTTCAATTACCTTTATAGGTGAAGTCTAGTCCACAATAGCGTGAATTTTGCATTCATCCATCTGGATTTGCCTTTTACTAATCTTGTGCCTTAAAAACATGACTTCCCTCATATAAAATTCACACTTTCCTTTCTTAGTGTATAGTTTGTGTTCTTGCAACCTTTCCAATACCCTCTCCAACTGTTGTACATGGTCATTTTGAGTTTTACTATACACCACAATATCATTTAGATAGACTACCACAAATCGATCCAGAAACTTGTACAATGCATCATTCATTAAGTTGCAAAAAGTAACCAGGGCATTAGTTACGCCAAACAACATTACCAAAAATTCAAATGACCTATACCTTGTCACCATGGTAGTTTTTGCCTCATCTTTTGTAGCAATACGAACTTGCCAATAACCTGAGTGTAAGTCCAACTTGGTGAAATAAATTTCCTTTGATAACCGATCAAACAAGTCATCAACATTAGGGATAAGGTATTTGTTTTTAATGGTTACCTTGTTAAAAGCCTAATAATCTATACACAAATGCAACGTGCCATCTTGTTTTTTTTGAAATAGCACAGGTACGCCATATAGGGCTTTTGATGGCTAGATATATCCTACCTTTAGCAACTCATTCAATTACATTCGTAATTTAGCCAACTCCAAAGGTGTCATTCGATAAGGTGCGTAAGTTAGAGGTCTGGCCCTAGGCTCCAACTGTATATTATGGTTAATGTTCTGTCGTGGAGGAAACACCTTAGGTAATTATGGTGGCATGACATCCTTGAATTTGTCTAGTACTTCTAATATACAATCAGGGACTTCAAACGACATGGTCAAGCTTAATTTCCACCAATGTTGCTAGCATGACTTCCTCCATGTGTTTAAGACCTGTTCGCACCTATACATAGATTGtaacattagtttttttttgtaGCTTGTTTACCACAATCAGCCTAGACTAAAGATGGGTGCTTCTCATCTATGACAAACAGTCCCTGTAAGTGTGGTACAACAACAACCCATGCTTTAACAAAAAACTCAAGCCAAGGATTAGATCAAAATCATCTAGTGTTACCACCATGAAGTTGCATTCATCCTCTCATTCCCTCATTTTAAGCCGTGATGTGGTGGTGCCTTGGATTGGTTGCGCCTCAAAGTTTACAGCCTTGATTCAGCTTGAGAATATTGAAACTGTCAGCCCAAGCCCTCCTATAACCCCTATGCCATGACATTTGCCAAGCTGTCAGCTGGGTTGCTCCAAAAGCGGGATCAACAATTAACCTTACAGAGAAAGTTCATTCTTTGATATATAGCATCACTTCCAGGGCGGCCTTTGGCAACAAATTCGAAGATCAAGAATTGTTCATATCAATTGTAGATGAAGTTACGAAAGTTGCAGCAGGACTTACTGTCCCAGATTTGTATCCTTCCATTGAGTTTCTCCAATCGGTCACAGGAATAAGACGTCATATAGAGAAGTTGCATCGTGAAACTGACAGAATAATGGAAAGAATTATCAATGAACACAAGAAGAACAAGGAAAGTTTAAACATGGGCAAGCATGAAGAAGAAGTTGAGGATCTGGTTGATTTTCTTTTGAGAGTTCAAGAGTAGGGTGAACTTGAATTTCCCTTGACTACTGACAGTATCAAAGCAATCATCTTGGTTAGTACTTTTACATGTTTTGACAAGTTCTCTGCAAACTAGCAAGGGAAATTCATCAATTTAATAGTATATATAATGAAAGTTTAATTCTGGAAAACTTGAATGTTGGTATGTTGAgtagaaaaatttaaatgaaaataaatgtaaTACCCCagataaaatctataaataggGGATACATAAGTTGAGACATTCCCATTCTGTACATCGATTATCACTTCCAGCTCTAATGGAGCTCCAAAAACCCCATTTTCTGATCCCACttgccattttcttcttcaccttCATTGCATTAAATAATTCTGCAACCAAGAAATCAAGATTACCACCGGGGCCATGGAAGCTGCTGATTATCGGAAGCATGCACCACTTCATTGACTATGAACAAGCCAAAGGATCTGGCAAAGAAACATGGTCCTCTCATGCACTTACAGCTCGGCCAAATTCcaactctgtttttttttttttttaatgttgtcGACAATTTTTTCAACCATTAGCCATTAGCCTGAATTAGATTTTTTGAATTCTAATCGAATTCAAATAAACtcttattcaagtttgattatGCTCCACTCCACAACACAACAGTCATATAAAAGAAACTATTTTGCAAtgatcattattatttttataataatagatgttaaaaaatattgtcCAGCCATTCTCATGTCAAAAACAGGAAGGAAATAagtaacagaaaattttaatttgatttatcttCTCTGTTTTCTAGTATGGCGTGCCGCCGTTTGATGAAAATCAAAATGCACAGGTGATGCAAGTGTTTGACAATAATGTTATCTTGGATTTCTAAACAACAATCAAGCGAAAGAGTGTAAATTCCAAATTTGCTGAACGCATACATAATCAAATTCTTGATACACCTAGAGTAATTATTGAGCTGGTCACTAGATATTATCATCCgtaatccaaaatttaatttcatatctcattaataaaacgatattaGATGGACGAGGAGCGACTATATTTGTTAGTGGGTTGCCAACTGTAGTCACTTGTGTACAAGACGTAACAGTAGATGCTTGATGCTTCCACCTATTTCTTGACTCGAAAATAGCATAAAATTGTCAAGAATTCTCACAGGCCAATCCTCACTAGTACCGCATTGTCTTCCCATGGAGCTCCCGTTGCGTTTCTTCTCAATCCTCTTGActttccttctctttctctACATGGTGATGAAGATTCTGAAGAGAACCAAAACCAGTGATACAACTTTTCATCTCCCTCCAGGGCCATGGAAATTACCTCTCATCGGAAACTTGCACCAGCTGCTGGTAGGCTCTCCACAACATCACATACTCAGAGACTTGGCCAAGAAATATGGACCCCTTATACATCTTCAGCTCGGGGAAGTTTCAACTGTCGTTGTTTCTTCGCCTGAATTCGCCaaagaaataatgaaaactCATGACCTTGTCTTTGCATCAAGGCCTCGGACTCTTGTATCAGAAATCATGTCTCATGGTTGCACTGGTGCTGTCTTTACACCATACGGGGATTATTGGAGACAAGTCAGGAAAATTTGTACTTTGGAGGCTTTCAGCACGAAGAGAGTCATGTCTTTCCGATCCATCAGAGAGGAAGAAGTGGGTTGCTTCAAAAGCGGGATCAACAATTAACCTTACAGAGAAAGTTCATTCTTTGATATATGGCATCGCTTCCAGGGCGGCCTTTGGCAACAAATTCGAAGATCAAGAATTGTTCATATCAATTATAGATGAAGTTACGAAAGTTGCAGCAGGGCTTACTGTCGCAGATTTGTATCCTTCCATTGAGTTTCTCCAATCGGTCACAGGAATCAGACGTCAAATAGAGAAGTTGCATCGTAAAACTGATAGAATAATGGAAAGAATTATCAATGAACACAAGAAGAACAAGGAAAGTTTAAACATGGGCaagaatgaagaagaagctGAGGATCTGGTTGATGCTCTTTTGAGAGTTCAAGGGCAGGGTGAACTTGAATTTCCCTTGACTACTGACAATATCAAAGCAATTATCTTGGTAAGTACATTTACCATGTTTTGCCAAGTTCAAGGTCCTATTGGGTCTCTCTTATCCAAaaacaagtttgagttttttactTGCACTTGTGTACCCATACCCagcttaatttttaattgacgTAGGATACTCAACGATTCTCGACTtataatttaggccaaaagactattttccacctaaggtttaataTAAATCTAACTTTTCAtatgttaattatcaaaaattcaaaaattcatttatcttttaaattttacagttattatcaaggataaaatcattatttaaaaattttatgtaatctcatattttgaataaccctcaaattaaaatttttttttctgccccttattctcatatttttcagatttaaaaactaacttttttctcCTAAATCTATAGTTGCAAAACTCTCATTTTTTGCAAAAAACAACTACCCccagagttttaaaaaatctcagTTTAACTCCTATTCAACTTCGATTTCTAGATCTTCATATTTGATGACCAACCACCTTCAATAGTCGTCTGCTCTCTCCCTCTCGTCTTCTTGGTTGATTGGTCTTTCCTCTCCAACCGTCTTCATCTCAAACGAAGACAACCAATCTTCGTTTGATGAAGACTTTGACAACGAGTTTTTGTCTCAGATGAAGATGATCAGAGAGGAAAGATCAGTTAACAGGAAAGATGAGAGAGAAAAAGTCGATTGTCAGTGATGGCGGTTGGTTGCTGGAGATGAAGATTTAGAAATCAAAGTTGAATAAGGGTTAAactaagattttttaaaactctggGGTGGCGacaatttgttgaaaaaaatgaGGGTTTTGCAACCCTAAATTTGGGAggaaaaagttagtttttatacttgaaaaatatgagggtagagaatagaaataaaaattt
This is a stretch of genomic DNA from Mangifera indica cultivar Alphonso chromosome 11, CATAS_Mindica_2.1, whole genome shotgun sequence. It encodes these proteins:
- the LOC123229214 gene encoding LOW QUALITY PROTEIN: premnaspirodiene oxygenase-like (The sequence of the model RefSeq protein was modified relative to this genomic sequence to represent the inferred CDS: inserted 2 bases in 1 codon) → MELPLRFFSILLTFLLFLYMVMKILKRTKTSDTTFHLPPGPWKLPLIGNLHQLLVGSPQHHILRDLAKKYGPLIHLQLGEVSTVVVSSPEFAKEIMKTHDLVFASRPRTLVSEIMSHGCTGAVFTPYGDYWRQVRKICTLEAFSTKRVMSFRSIREEEVXVASKAGSTINLTEKVHSLIYGIASRAAFGNKFEDQELFISIIDEVTKVAAGLTVADLYPSIEFLQSVTGIRRQIEKLHRKTDRIMERIINEHKKNKESLNMGKNEEEAEDLVDALLRVQGQGELEFPLTTDNIKAIILDIFGAGGETAATTIDWTMSELMKNPRLLEKAQAEVRQVFNSKSKVDETSIDEMKFLKLVIKEILRLHPPAPLLVPRECREKCVINGFELPMKTRIIVNAWAIGRDPEYWNEPEIFNPERFLDRPVDYKGTNFEFVPFGSGRRILFLSNMPGMSFGLMNVELALAMLLYHFDWKLPRGMKIEDLDMTEVVGITVRRKDDLQLIATPYHPSTAA